A genomic stretch from Xiphophorus maculatus strain JP 163 A chromosome 16, X_maculatus-5.0-male, whole genome shotgun sequence includes:
- the elavl3 gene encoding ELAV-like protein 3 isoform X3 produces MVTQIISTMETQVSNGPSGTSLPNGPVISTNGSTDDSKTNLIVNYLPQNMTQEEFKSLFGSIGEIESCKLVRDKITGQSLGYGFVNYVDPNDADKAINTLNGLKLQTKTIKVSYARPSSASIRDANLYVSGLPKTMSQKDMEQLFSQYGRIITSRILVDQVTGISRGVGFIRFDKRNEAEEAIKGLNGQKPLGAAEPITVKFANNPSQKTGQALLTQLYQTAARRYTGPLHHQTQRFSVIPSLGKGPDPNSSSNTILDNLLNASYGVKSSPPLFPRFSPITIDSMTSLAGVNLTGPTGAGWCIFVYNLSPEADESVLWQLFGPFGAVTNVKVIRDFTTNKCKGFGFVTMTNYDEAAMAIASLNGYRLGDRVLQVSFKTSKQHKA; encoded by the exons ATGGTTACT CAGATAATCAGCACCATGGAAACGCAGGTGTCCAATGGTCCAAGCGGAACCAGTCTGCCCAACGGCCCAGTCATCAGCACAAATGGCTCCACAGATGACAGCAAAACCAACTTGATCGTCAACTATCTGCCTCAGAACATGACCCAGGAAGAATTCAAAAGTTTGTTTGGTAGCATTGGAGAGATCGAATCCTGCAAGCTAGTCAGAGATAAGATAACAG GTCAGAGTTTGGGATATGGTTTTGTAAACTATGTGGATCCAAATGACGCAGACAAGGCTATCAACACACTAAATGGTCTCAAATTGCAGACTAAAACAATCAAG GTATCATATGCCAGGCCAAGTTCAGCCTCCATCCGTGATGCCAACCTTTATGTGAGCGGACTCCCCAAAACCATGAGCCAGAAAGACATGGAGCAGCTGTTCTCCCAGTATGGTCGCATTATCACGTCCCGCATCCTTGTGGACCAAGTTACAG GCATATCACGGGGAGTGGGCTTCATCCGGTTTGACAAGCGAAATGAAGCAGAGGAGGCCATCAAAGGACTCAATGGGCAGAAGCCTTTGGGTGCCGCTGAGCCAATCACAGTCAAGTTTGCCAACAACCCAAGCCAGAAAACAGGCCAGGCCTTACTGACTCAGCTGTACCAAACTGCTGCCCGTCGCTACACGGGACCCCTGCACCACCAGACTCAACGTTTCAG TGTGATCCCTTCACTTGGAAAGGGACCAGATCCAAATAGCAGCTCAAACACAAT ACTCGACAATTTACTAAACGCCAGCTACGGAGTCAAGAG ttctcctcctctctttccCAGATTCTCCCCCATCACCATTGACAGCATGACCAGTCTGGCCGGTGTCAACCTAACCGGTCCCACCGGAGCCGGCTGGTGCATCTTTGTCTACAACCTGTCGCCCGAGGCGGACGAGAGCGTCCTGTGGCAGCTCTTTGGGCCTTTCGGTGCTGTCACCAATGTCAAAGTCATCCGTGACTTCACCACCAACAAATGCAAGGGCTTCGGCTTCGTCACGATGACCAACTACGACGAAGCCGCCATGGCTATCGCCAGTCTAAATGGCTACCGCCTGGGCGATCGCGTGCTGCAGGTTTCCTTCAAAACCAGCAAGCAGCACAAGGCCTGA
- the elavl3 gene encoding ELAV-like protein 3 isoform X10, which produces MVTQIISTMETQVSNGPSGTSLPNGPVISTNGSTDDSKTNLIVNYLPQNMTQEEFKSLFGSIGEIESCKLVRDKITGQSLGYGFVNYVDPNDADKAINTLNGLKLQTKTIKVSYARPSSASIRDANLYVSGLPKTMSQKDMEQLFSQYGRIITSRILVDQVTGISRGVGFIRFDKRNEAEEAIKGLNGQKPLGAAEPITVKFANNPSQKTGQALLTQLYQTAARRYTGPLHHQTQRFRLDNLLNASYGVKRFSPITIDSMTSLAGVNLTGPTGAGWCIFVYNLSPEADESVLWQLFGPFGAVTNVKVIRDFTTNKCKGFGFVTMTNYDEAAMAIASLNGYRLGDRVLQVSFKTSKQHKA; this is translated from the exons ATGGTTACT CAGATAATCAGCACCATGGAAACGCAGGTGTCCAATGGTCCAAGCGGAACCAGTCTGCCCAACGGCCCAGTCATCAGCACAAATGGCTCCACAGATGACAGCAAAACCAACTTGATCGTCAACTATCTGCCTCAGAACATGACCCAGGAAGAATTCAAAAGTTTGTTTGGTAGCATTGGAGAGATCGAATCCTGCAAGCTAGTCAGAGATAAGATAACAG GTCAGAGTTTGGGATATGGTTTTGTAAACTATGTGGATCCAAATGACGCAGACAAGGCTATCAACACACTAAATGGTCTCAAATTGCAGACTAAAACAATCAAG GTATCATATGCCAGGCCAAGTTCAGCCTCCATCCGTGATGCCAACCTTTATGTGAGCGGACTCCCCAAAACCATGAGCCAGAAAGACATGGAGCAGCTGTTCTCCCAGTATGGTCGCATTATCACGTCCCGCATCCTTGTGGACCAAGTTACAG GCATATCACGGGGAGTGGGCTTCATCCGGTTTGACAAGCGAAATGAAGCAGAGGAGGCCATCAAAGGACTCAATGGGCAGAAGCCTTTGGGTGCCGCTGAGCCAATCACAGTCAAGTTTGCCAACAACCCAAGCCAGAAAACAGGCCAGGCCTTACTGACTCAGCTGTACCAAACTGCTGCCCGTCGCTACACGGGACCCCTGCACCACCAGACTCAACGTTTCAG ACTCGACAATTTACTAAACGCCAGCTACGGAGTCAAGAG ATTCTCCCCCATCACCATTGACAGCATGACCAGTCTGGCCGGTGTCAACCTAACCGGTCCCACCGGAGCCGGCTGGTGCATCTTTGTCTACAACCTGTCGCCCGAGGCGGACGAGAGCGTCCTGTGGCAGCTCTTTGGGCCTTTCGGTGCTGTCACCAATGTCAAAGTCATCCGTGACTTCACCACCAACAAATGCAAGGGCTTCGGCTTCGTCACGATGACCAACTACGACGAAGCCGCCATGGCTATCGCCAGTCTAAATGGCTACCGCCTGGGCGATCGCGTGCTGCAGGTTTCCTTCAAAACCAGCAAGCAGCACAAGGCCTGA
- the elavl3 gene encoding ELAV-like protein 3 isoform X14: MVTIISTMETQVSNGPSGTSLPNGPVISTNGSTDDSKTNLIVNYLPQNMTQEEFKSLFGSIGEIESCKLVRDKITGQSLGYGFVNYVDPNDADKAINTLNGLKLQTKTIKVSYARPSSASIRDANLYVSGLPKTMSQKDMEQLFSQYGRIITSRILVDQVTGISRGVGFIRFDKRNEAEEAIKGLNGQKPLGAAEPITVKFANNPSQKTGQALLTQLYQTAARRYTGPLHHQTQRFRFSPITIDSMTSLAGVNLTGPTGAGWCIFVYNLSPEADESVLWQLFGPFGAVTNVKVIRDFTTNKCKGFGFVTMTNYDEAAMAIASLNGYRLGDRVLQVSFKTSKQHKA; this comes from the exons ATGGTTACT ATAATCAGCACCATGGAAACGCAGGTGTCCAATGGTCCAAGCGGAACCAGTCTGCCCAACGGCCCAGTCATCAGCACAAATGGCTCCACAGATGACAGCAAAACCAACTTGATCGTCAACTATCTGCCTCAGAACATGACCCAGGAAGAATTCAAAAGTTTGTTTGGTAGCATTGGAGAGATCGAATCCTGCAAGCTAGTCAGAGATAAGATAACAG GTCAGAGTTTGGGATATGGTTTTGTAAACTATGTGGATCCAAATGACGCAGACAAGGCTATCAACACACTAAATGGTCTCAAATTGCAGACTAAAACAATCAAG GTATCATATGCCAGGCCAAGTTCAGCCTCCATCCGTGATGCCAACCTTTATGTGAGCGGACTCCCCAAAACCATGAGCCAGAAAGACATGGAGCAGCTGTTCTCCCAGTATGGTCGCATTATCACGTCCCGCATCCTTGTGGACCAAGTTACAG GCATATCACGGGGAGTGGGCTTCATCCGGTTTGACAAGCGAAATGAAGCAGAGGAGGCCATCAAAGGACTCAATGGGCAGAAGCCTTTGGGTGCCGCTGAGCCAATCACAGTCAAGTTTGCCAACAACCCAAGCCAGAAAACAGGCCAGGCCTTACTGACTCAGCTGTACCAAACTGCTGCCCGTCGCTACACGGGACCCCTGCACCACCAGACTCAACGTTTCAG ATTCTCCCCCATCACCATTGACAGCATGACCAGTCTGGCCGGTGTCAACCTAACCGGTCCCACCGGAGCCGGCTGGTGCATCTTTGTCTACAACCTGTCGCCCGAGGCGGACGAGAGCGTCCTGTGGCAGCTCTTTGGGCCTTTCGGTGCTGTCACCAATGTCAAAGTCATCCGTGACTTCACCACCAACAAATGCAAGGGCTTCGGCTTCGTCACGATGACCAACTACGACGAAGCCGCCATGGCTATCGCCAGTCTAAATGGCTACCGCCTGGGCGATCGCGTGCTGCAGGTTTCCTTCAAAACCAGCAAGCAGCACAAGGCCTGA
- the elavl3 gene encoding ELAV-like protein 3 isoform X13 — MVTQIISTMETQVSNGPSGTSLPNGPVISTNGSTDDSKTNLIVNYLPQNMTQEEFKSLFGSIGEIESCKLVRDKITGQSLGYGFVNYVDPNDADKAINTLNGLKLQTKTIKVSYARPSSASIRDANLYVSGLPKTMSQKDMEQLFSQYGRIITSRILVDQVTGISRGVGFIRFDKRNEAEEAIKGLNGQKPLGAAEPITVKFANNPSQKTGQALLTQLYQTAARRYTGPLHHQTQRFRFSPITIDSMTSLAGVNLTGPTGAGWCIFVYNLSPEADESVLWQLFGPFGAVTNVKVIRDFTTNKCKGFGFVTMTNYDEAAMAIASLNGYRLGDRVLQVSFKTSKQHKA; from the exons ATGGTTACT CAGATAATCAGCACCATGGAAACGCAGGTGTCCAATGGTCCAAGCGGAACCAGTCTGCCCAACGGCCCAGTCATCAGCACAAATGGCTCCACAGATGACAGCAAAACCAACTTGATCGTCAACTATCTGCCTCAGAACATGACCCAGGAAGAATTCAAAAGTTTGTTTGGTAGCATTGGAGAGATCGAATCCTGCAAGCTAGTCAGAGATAAGATAACAG GTCAGAGTTTGGGATATGGTTTTGTAAACTATGTGGATCCAAATGACGCAGACAAGGCTATCAACACACTAAATGGTCTCAAATTGCAGACTAAAACAATCAAG GTATCATATGCCAGGCCAAGTTCAGCCTCCATCCGTGATGCCAACCTTTATGTGAGCGGACTCCCCAAAACCATGAGCCAGAAAGACATGGAGCAGCTGTTCTCCCAGTATGGTCGCATTATCACGTCCCGCATCCTTGTGGACCAAGTTACAG GCATATCACGGGGAGTGGGCTTCATCCGGTTTGACAAGCGAAATGAAGCAGAGGAGGCCATCAAAGGACTCAATGGGCAGAAGCCTTTGGGTGCCGCTGAGCCAATCACAGTCAAGTTTGCCAACAACCCAAGCCAGAAAACAGGCCAGGCCTTACTGACTCAGCTGTACCAAACTGCTGCCCGTCGCTACACGGGACCCCTGCACCACCAGACTCAACGTTTCAG ATTCTCCCCCATCACCATTGACAGCATGACCAGTCTGGCCGGTGTCAACCTAACCGGTCCCACCGGAGCCGGCTGGTGCATCTTTGTCTACAACCTGTCGCCCGAGGCGGACGAGAGCGTCCTGTGGCAGCTCTTTGGGCCTTTCGGTGCTGTCACCAATGTCAAAGTCATCCGTGACTTCACCACCAACAAATGCAAGGGCTTCGGCTTCGTCACGATGACCAACTACGACGAAGCCGCCATGGCTATCGCCAGTCTAAATGGCTACCGCCTGGGCGATCGCGTGCTGCAGGTTTCCTTCAAAACCAGCAAGCAGCACAAGGCCTGA
- the elavl3 gene encoding ELAV-like protein 3 isoform X6: protein MVTQIISTMETQVSNGPSGTSLPNGPVISTNGSTDDSKTNLIVNYLPQNMTQEEFKSLFGSIGEIESCKLVRDKITGQSLGYGFVNYVDPNDADKAINTLNGLKLQTKTIKVSYARPSSASIRDANLYVSGLPKTMSQKDMEQLFSQYGRIITSRILVDQVTGISRGVGFIRFDKRNEAEEAIKGLNGQKPLGAAEPITVKFANNPSQKTGQALLTQLYQTAARRYTGPLHHQTQRFRLDNLLNASYGVKSSPPLFPRFSPITIDSMTSLAGVNLTGPTGAGWCIFVYNLSPEADESVLWQLFGPFGAVTNVKVIRDFTTNKCKGFGFVTMTNYDEAAMAIASLNGYRLGDRVLQVSFKTSKQHKA from the exons ATGGTTACT CAGATAATCAGCACCATGGAAACGCAGGTGTCCAATGGTCCAAGCGGAACCAGTCTGCCCAACGGCCCAGTCATCAGCACAAATGGCTCCACAGATGACAGCAAAACCAACTTGATCGTCAACTATCTGCCTCAGAACATGACCCAGGAAGAATTCAAAAGTTTGTTTGGTAGCATTGGAGAGATCGAATCCTGCAAGCTAGTCAGAGATAAGATAACAG GTCAGAGTTTGGGATATGGTTTTGTAAACTATGTGGATCCAAATGACGCAGACAAGGCTATCAACACACTAAATGGTCTCAAATTGCAGACTAAAACAATCAAG GTATCATATGCCAGGCCAAGTTCAGCCTCCATCCGTGATGCCAACCTTTATGTGAGCGGACTCCCCAAAACCATGAGCCAGAAAGACATGGAGCAGCTGTTCTCCCAGTATGGTCGCATTATCACGTCCCGCATCCTTGTGGACCAAGTTACAG GCATATCACGGGGAGTGGGCTTCATCCGGTTTGACAAGCGAAATGAAGCAGAGGAGGCCATCAAAGGACTCAATGGGCAGAAGCCTTTGGGTGCCGCTGAGCCAATCACAGTCAAGTTTGCCAACAACCCAAGCCAGAAAACAGGCCAGGCCTTACTGACTCAGCTGTACCAAACTGCTGCCCGTCGCTACACGGGACCCCTGCACCACCAGACTCAACGTTTCAG ACTCGACAATTTACTAAACGCCAGCTACGGAGTCAAGAG ttctcctcctctctttccCAGATTCTCCCCCATCACCATTGACAGCATGACCAGTCTGGCCGGTGTCAACCTAACCGGTCCCACCGGAGCCGGCTGGTGCATCTTTGTCTACAACCTGTCGCCCGAGGCGGACGAGAGCGTCCTGTGGCAGCTCTTTGGGCCTTTCGGTGCTGTCACCAATGTCAAAGTCATCCGTGACTTCACCACCAACAAATGCAAGGGCTTCGGCTTCGTCACGATGACCAACTACGACGAAGCCGCCATGGCTATCGCCAGTCTAAATGGCTACCGCCTGGGCGATCGCGTGCTGCAGGTTTCCTTCAAAACCAGCAAGCAGCACAAGGCCTGA